The Bryobacteraceae bacterium genomic sequence CCCGGCAAGCCGGTGGAGCTGTTCAACGGGCGCGACTTCACGGGCTGGACCACGAAGGTCCGGGGGCGGTCGATCGACGAGTGGAAGGTGACGAACGGCATCCTCACCAACGGAAAGGGCGCGCCCGATATCACCTCGGACCAGAAATTCTGGAATTACAAGCTGCATATTGAGTATCGGCTGGCGCAGCATTCGAACTCGGGCGTGGGGCTGCGGGGCCGCTACGAAGTCCAGATCTTTGGGGACTACGGCGAGCCGCCATCGATGCACGGCAACGGCGCGCTGTACAGCCGGCTGCTTCCCACGATGAACGCGAGCAAGCCGGCCATGGAGTGGCAGACGTTCGATATCACGCTGGTCGGCCGCCAGGTGACGATCGTGCTCAACGGCAAGACGGTTGTCGACCATAGGGAGATCGAGGGCTTCACGGCGATGGCCACCGATGTTCACGAGGATCAGCCCGGGCCGATTACGCTCCAGGGCGATCACGGGGTGGTGGAGTTCCGCAAGGTGACGGTGACGCCGCTCGCGCGATGACGCCGGAGGAGCAGGCGGCGCGGCGGGCAGAACGCAAGTCCAATCCGGCGCTCGCGGTTCTTCAATCCACCGGTTTGTACCACAGCTTTCGGCTTCCGGACGGCTCCATTCTCGAGGGCGCCAATTCATTGGAGCGGCTCGAGCGGCGTGCCGCCAGCTACCCGATTCCGGTGGAGCTTCGAGGAAAAGCCGTACTCGATATCGGCCCATGGGACGGATTCTTCACATTCGATATGGAGCGGCGCGGCGCCTCGGTGACGGCAATCGACTACGTCGATCTCGACTCCTTTCGCGCCATCGCCGCGCTCATGAACTCGCGCGCCCGGTACGAGCGCATGGAGGTCTATCAACTGGACCCGGGCGTACACGGAACCTTCGACTACG encodes the following:
- a CDS encoding DUF1080 domain-containing protein; its protein translation is MAYRAFLLPLFATALLAAPADFNGRWNIVPEGDARGRVWWLEVTGAGTSALKGRFVGAPGGQMDEIPAMHMEKDELVWIFERPYGRETKQKAKGVYRARVEGGKLKGTFQVEGRPAMIQFAGVRAPKLAETDDGTWRPGKPVELFNGRDFTGWTTKVRGRSIDEWKVTNGILTNGKGAPDITSDQKFWNYKLHIEYRLAQHSNSGVGLRGRYEVQIFGDYGEPPSMHGNGALYSRLLPTMNASKPAMEWQTFDITLVGRQVTIVLNGKTVVDHREIEGFTAMATDVHEDQPGPITLQGDHGVVEFRKVTVTPLAR